The genomic stretch CTTAAACACACTGAGCGGGGCAAGAAGCCGGCCTGGAGAGGCCACTTACTGAGAGAGGAGGAAACCAGAGGATAGCAAACGCCACCTCTGAAGCACTGAAAGCGTGAACACAGAAAACTCCGTCACAACCATTCCAATCCCTCCTGTCCCACCCAAACGCCCCGGGCTCCCACGCTGGCACAGCCAGCTCTGCTGGGACTGAGCCCCGACTCCACACACCCAGCACGACTGGCCCCGGAGCCTCCTCCTCCACTCGGCCTCCCTCCCAGTCCAGGCGGCCCTCACCCCAGCCCGTGCACAGCCTCCACAGGGGCTGCCGTCTCCGCCCCACCGGCCTTCGGGCCCCTGCCCCGCACGTGTGAGGCCCCAGCCTCGCCCTCACGTGCGCTCACAGGCAGGCCTGTCCCCGTCAGGGTCCAGCTTGAAAGTCACCTCCACTTGCCCGGCCACCTCCCTCGCACCATCACTGAGACACAGAGCACGCTCCCCCACAACCCCCGTGCCCCCAGGTCCCTGGATGGGGCCCAGCACGGGGTCCACCGAGGGACCAGCACCTCCTTGCGTCCCACCCGCCTGACCCACCACGAGGCACCCACGGGGCTTCAAAtcaagtttaataaataaaacagcaagGGGGTCAAGGCAGTTGTCACTTCACAGTGCGGTCCTTGGTGGTCCGAGGGAAGGTCGAGTCCGGCCCTATGGACGGGCTCGAGCCAAAGCCCCCCTTGGTGACACCGGGGCCGGGAGCGCTGCCCTGCCCCTGGAGGACCCCACTCCGATTTGTAAACAGAACTATAAATAAAACgaggaggctggagaggagaaGGCCCAGGACCCCAAGCCGTCTTGCTGGAAAGCCTCAACAGAAACACGACCTAGGGGGTCAGGGAAACGGGCTGGAGCCGGGCCCCTCAGTGCGGCAGGCGAAAGGCCTCGGTACCAAGGGGCTGTGAGTTCTGCGTCCTCAGACCCACGCCCGAAGCTGACGGgggccccggggtgggggtgggggtaggggcaTAAAGTGCGGCTTTTCCTGAAGTGGAGAGAGCGGGTGGACGTCAGGGCGGGGCGGGCCGACATCGAGGTATATGGCTCTGTGCCCCACAGGGTTTGGCACCGAGTAGCAGCTGCCCCCTGAGCCCTGGGCGGGGGCAGCCCGCAGTCCGGCCAGGCGCAGGGAGACGGGCGAGCAGAGTGCCGAGGCTGCCGGCGGAGGCTGCTGGTAGGGGCGGCGTGCGGCCCCACCTCCCCACGTCCCTGGCGGGGCCGGGACGCCTTCCTCGCCTCTGCTGGCGGGATGGGCCAGCCCTCAGCGCCCAGCCGCCCGACCGCTCCTGTGGTGGGCGCAGAGGCTGGAGCCAGGCAGCGGTGCTGGTGCGTGTGTGGCGTGGGGAGGGGCCACCGCTCAGCCCGGTCCTTGACGTGCTCTGAGCAGAGGAGCTACCGGAGGCCCGCGAGGAGGGGAGGGTCAGGAAGACTGACAGGCAGGCCTCACGGCGGCCCCCAGTCCAATCTGGGCCACACACGCCCGCCTGTGGCCAGGGATCAACAGGTCATCACGTTACAGCTGcagggtgagagagggagagacaggaggtCAGTGCAACCCCAGAGCAAGAGGCCCGGTGCGGGCGCGGGCGGGGCGTGGGCGGGACGCGGGCTGGACCgtggccccgcccccgcctcgcCGGCAGACGCCGCCGCCCCCACAGCCCGCACAGCCGCCTGGCCTCCCCCTACCGAGGCAGCACTGTCCTCGGCGGCCGCCTGGGGAGGGCGGGCAGCTCGGCAGGGCCGGGAGGAACCTGGCACTGGCCCCGTTTGTACCTTCTTGGATTTTGAGCCACATGAATGTATTACCTAGCCAGGAAGCTAAATGAGccaaataaaaaacagaataaagataaacCACTAGCCTGCTCCGTGGGGCCACGCCATCCTCGGGCCCTGGGGGCAACCCCTCCCGCTGGCCTCAGCTTGGCCTGAGGCTGGGGTacagcagctgggggtggggcggggaggggccgcACTCACTGTGACAGGGGCTCCGAGTGCAGCCCAGGGGCCGGGCACGCGGGGTGGGCGGCCAGGAAGGGATTCACATCCCCGATGCCGATGAGTCCAAACTCGGCAACCGACAAAGCCACCTGTGCGGGGGCCACGGCCTCCTCGGGCTCTCCGTCCATATCCACGTGGCTGGAGATGAGGGGCAGCTCCTCGGGGAGGGCCCCGGGCAGGGCCAAGTCCACAGCCAGCCTTGAGCTGGCACCGGGCTCTGGAGCAGCCGTGGTGGGGGAGTAGAAGGCCGgctcagccagggctgggggccgCCGAGGCAAGGGCACGGCCGAGGGCGCGTCTACGTCCAGTGGCTGGAACGAACAGGGCCCTGGCTCCGAGGACGGGGGACCGTCGGGGGCCTCCCCGGGCTCGCCGAGACTCCCAGACGTGCTGCTGCCCACACTCAGGGGCTCTGTGGGGGGAGAACACGGCTGTGGCCAGGCCCCGACAACACCCATGCCCAGCTCCACCGGGTCAAGGGCAACCTGGTACGGCCCGCTCGCCCAAAAGCCACGGTCACCTCAGGCTGTGCCCGGTGCAGGGCTCCAACCTGCCGGGTCCAGCAAAGCCAAGGACCCCTCCTCACAAAACGCTCTCACACAAACACGTAAGACACACAGGGATGCAGAAATGCCCTGTCACACCAGAAGAGCGCACTGAGACTAAGGGCCCTGCCTAGGAAGGTCGTGACCCCCATCTTTTAGGGCAGGACAGGACGCAGCACGTTCACAAAGTGAGGGGGACATGGACTCGGGGAGCTTCTGCACACGGCCGTGGGGCCAGGCACGCGGACAACCCTCCGGGCAAACCACAGACCCAACTGGACCCTGGAACCAGGACAAGGGAAGCCCCAGCGTCCAGCAGCCCCACAAAGCAGCATCCTTATCCCCTGAGGTCCCCTTCAGAAACTGCAGTCGCCACCTGGGCTCTGTCCTGCTCCCGCACGGCCCTGGGCCCGGACGCCAAAGGGGGCGCAACACCCCCTGGGCTGCCACCTGGGACTGCAGAGGAGCCCCACTTGGGGCCCAGGCCGCACAAGTTACCCCCATGTGGAGAGCCAAGTCCCAAGGATGACTCGTGTGTGACACCCTGTGAGACCACGTGGGGGTGAAGGGACATTGGCCCCCAAATGCCACTCGCTCCTCCGTGTCCACCAGCCCAGGTCGGGCTGCCAGGGAGAAGTGCCCCCCGAGAAAAGGGGCCACCCCCCACTCACCGGTGCGCATCCGGGCCAGGGCGTCCCGCTCAGGGCCCGGGCCATCGGCAGTGGCGGGCAGAGGCAGGGGCGGCGAGGAGCGGGGGCGGCCAGGGCCATCGGGGTCACCGCTGTCCAGGTCCTGGTCCGCGTCCCTGCAGGGAGAGGAaaggtgagggcaggggctgcctcGGGCCAGGGCGCCTCCCCCACTGCCCCGCGGGCACCCGGCACGTACGTGGTTCCCGACGGGCCGTACTTCCGGCGGCCCAGCCGCGTCTGCTGGGAGAAGTAGTCGTAGCGCTCAGACTTCTTCCACAGGTAGTAATACTCCACGCACTCGCCCACAGACCGTGTGCGCACCTGCGGGCGGTGCCGGTCAGCTtggcccccagccccttcccagccTGCTCCCCATCGCCCCGTGCCCTTAGCTCAGCACCCCATCTCGTGGCTCCCGCTCCGTGCCCGGCCTCAGCTCCAGGCCCACCGTCCGCCTCCCTCGCCCCAGACGCCCCGAGGACGGCCGCACCCACGTGTGCTCTGTTCCTCACAGGCCCGGCGGAGGGGGTGGGACAACCCCGGCCCAGAGAGCATGCGGAGCAAGCCCACTTCTCGCTGAGCGTGGGCGTCACTGGTGCTCCAGGGAGAGCCATCTGCACAAGGGCACGCCGGGTGCGTGAGCCAACTTGAGGGCATGTTTACAACGTAGCACGAAAAGCCAAGGCCTGCACCCTGGAAGGCCAGGGTGGCCCCGCGGGCTCGTGTCCAGGGTGAGCGATCGGGGCATCTTCCCATCTCAGAGGATCACCTGCAGCAAGGCCAGGGCTGCGCCCGCAGCTGACAACCCCACCACCGCGGGACCCAACGCCTGTGCCCGGGGAGGGCTGAGACAAGCAGGCGCAGGGGCACCCAAGGACTGCCTGATCTTCTCACCAAAACCCCCTCGTGCAACAAGCCTCCCCGGGGCCAGCTTCACGGCAGACCTGAGACTCCAGTGGGAGAGAGGCCACGAGCCCTAAGCTGGGTGGGGGGCGTCCGGCAGACAGCAGGTCAGGACACAAAGGCAGCAGCCCGGGGGTTCTGGGGCAGAAGCGGCCTCCGCTATGGGACAGGCACGGCGAGAGCTGCGGGCACCGGTCCCAGAGGACCAAGTGCTGCCTGGGCGCGCTGGGCTCGGTCAGGGGGGCACCATCCCTGTCCTACAGCAGCCCCGCGAGGGCCCCTCACCCACTCCAACCTCCCAGGGAAGATGCCCAGACCCCAAGCGTGAGCCGGGTACCGGCCAGGCCCTGCTTCTCCACCTGCCGCATCCCTGTGGGGAGTGGGAATGGCCAGGGCTGCTGGCCCCAGGGGAGCAAGACAAGACAGGGGCGAGGGGCAGGAGTGGGAGCCACTGCGACAGCGCAGAGGGACAGTCAGGTTCCCAGACGAGCCACAGGCGCCTGGCCAGGCAGACCTCTCTGGGGGGAGAGGGCCAGGGCAGTGACAGAGGTCAGCGTGGGAGTCGTTACAAGGGAGCCACAGGCAGGGAGCACCCAAGCAGGGTGTGGGGAGACCAGTGACCCAGGCCTGGTGTTAGGGACACTGGCctggggaggatggggggggGAGGAGCGGGGGGGGGGAGACATGGATGTGGAGAAGGGCATGGGGACCCGGCATTAGCAGCCACTTCGGTCATGCCTATTTGGTGCAATGGTGGGAGAGTGTGTGTCCCTGGATGGAGTGAACATGGAGACCCTCAGTGCCCACGACAAGGGGGTGATGGAGGGGATCCAGGCGGGGGTCAGCGCTGGGGGACTGGCAGTGGGCACGAGACCCTTCCCCAGATCGGAACCTTTCCGGGGGATGGGGGAACTAGAGGAAGATGAGCCGGGGAGCCCACCACGAGCCTGGGGGTTCGTTCTGACCCCCCGCTGCGGTGGACAACCACCGTGCCGGCTCCCAAGCCCTCCAGCCCCAGAGCAGCCCCAGCGGGCCGGGGGCGCGGTGGGCGGGCAGGGCCTCACCTTGTTGGCCTGGATCAGGTGGAAGTTCTTGCCGTGCACACGGAAGCCGTGCTCGAAGTTGCGGCGCTCCTCCTCGCTCCAGGCGCACAGC from Balaenoptera musculus isolate JJ_BM4_2016_0621 chromosome 3, mBalMus1.pri.v3, whole genome shotgun sequence encodes the following:
- the MIER2 gene encoding mesoderm induction early response protein 2 isoform X2, whose translation is MGSADHQFHLAEILSRNYGVREEHEGAARGPEKPEEELEKDFVSQSSDMPLDELLALYGYEASDPISERQSEGSDAAANLPDMTLDKEQIAKDLLSGEEEEETQSSADDLTPSVTSHEASDLFPNQSGPRFLPDADKEPGSSSSSDTEEDPLPANKCKKEIMVGPQFQADLSKLHSNRQGEKIYENEDQLLWDPNILPEREVEEFLYRAAKRRWHEVAESQLPEGEAVKDSEQALYELVKCNFNAEEALRRLRFNVKVIRDGLCAWSEEERRNFEHGFRVHGKNFHLIQANKVRTRSVGECVEYYYLWKKSERYDYFSQQTRLGRRKYGPSGTTDADQDLDSGDPDGPGRPRSSPPLPLPATADGPGPERDALARMRTEPLSVGSSTSGSLGEPGEAPDGPPSSEPGPCSFQPLDVDAPSAVPLPRRPPALAEPAFYSPTTAAPEPGASSRLAVDLALPGALPEELPLISSHVDMDGEPEEAVAPAQVALSVAEFGLIGIGDVNPFLAAHPACPAPGLHSEPLSHCNVMTC
- the MIER2 gene encoding mesoderm induction early response protein 2 isoform X1, whose translation is MGSADHQFHLAEILSRNYGVREEHEGAARGPEKPEEELEKDFVSQSSDMPLDELLALYGYEASDPISERQSEGSDAAANLPDMTLDKEQIAKDLLSGEEEEETQSSADDLTPSVTSHEASDLFPNQSGPRFLPDADKEPGSSSSSDTEEDPLPANKCKKEIMVGPQFQADLSKLHSNRQGEKIYENEDQLLWDPNILPEREVEEFLYRAAKRRWHEVAESQLPEGEAVKDSEQALYELVKCNFNAEEALRRLRFNVKVIRDGLCAWSEEERRNFEHGFRVHGKNFHLIQANKMALPGAPVTPTLSEKWACSACSLGRGCPTPSAGPVRNRAHVRTRSVGECVEYYYLWKKSERYDYFSQQTRLGRRKYGPSGTTDADQDLDSGDPDGPGRPRSSPPLPLPATADGPGPERDALARMRTEPLSVGSSTSGSLGEPGEAPDGPPSSEPGPCSFQPLDVDAPSAVPLPRRPPALAEPAFYSPTTAAPEPGASSRLAVDLALPGALPEELPLISSHVDMDGEPEEAVAPAQVALSVAEFGLIGIGDVNPFLAAHPACPAPGLHSEPLSHCNVMTC
- the MIER2 gene encoding mesoderm induction early response protein 2 isoform X3, with translation MPLDELLALYGYEASDPISERQSEGSDAAANLPDMTLDKEQIAKDLLSGEEEEETQSSADDLTPSVTSHEASDLFPNQSGPRFLPDADKEPGSSSSSDTEEDPLPANKCKKEIMVGPQFQADLSKLHSNRQGEKIYENEDQLLWDPNILPEREVEEFLYRAAKRRWHEVAESQLPEGEAVKDSEQALYELVKCNFNAEEALRRLRFNVKVIRDGLCAWSEEERRNFEHGFRVHGKNFHLIQANKMALPGAPVTPTLSEKWACSACSLGRGCPTPSAGPVRNRAHVRTRSVGECVEYYYLWKKSERYDYFSQQTRLGRRKYGPSGTTDADQDLDSGDPDGPGRPRSSPPLPLPATADGPGPERDALARMRTEPLSVGSSTSGSLGEPGEAPDGPPSSEPGPCSFQPLDVDAPSAVPLPRRPPALAEPAFYSPTTAAPEPGASSRLAVDLALPGALPEELPLISSHVDMDGEPEEAVAPAQVALSVAEFGLIGIGDVNPFLAAHPACPAPGLHSEPLSHCNVMTC
- the MIER2 gene encoding mesoderm induction early response protein 2 isoform X5; amino-acid sequence: MRPLTFSLIRVDPASCLMQTRSLAPPAHQTPRRTRFPPTSEIMVGPQFQADLSKLHSNRQGEKIYENEDQLLWDPNILPEREVEEFLYRAAKRRWHEVAESQLPEGEAVKDSEQALYELVKCNFNAEEALRRLRFNVKVIRDGLCAWSEEERRNFEHGFRVHGKNFHLIQANKMALPGAPVTPTLSEKWACSACSLGRGCPTPSAGPVRNRAHVRTRSVGECVEYYYLWKKSERYDYFSQQTRLGRRKYGPSGTTDADQDLDSGDPDGPGRPRSSPPLPLPATADGPGPERDALARMRTEPLSVGSSTSGSLGEPGEAPDGPPSSEPGPCSFQPLDVDAPSAVPLPRRPPALAEPAFYSPTTAAPEPGASSRLAVDLALPGALPEELPLISSHVDMDGEPEEAVAPAQVALSVAEFGLIGIGDVNPFLAAHPACPAPGLHSEPLSHCNVMTC